The following proteins are encoded in a genomic region of Actinomycetota bacterium:
- the eno gene encoding phosphopyruvate hydratase produces MSAIEQVGAREILDSRGNPTVEVDVTTESGGHGRAAVPSGASTGSFEALELRDGDGRYLGKGVRRAVRAVDEVIAPALHGLPAGDQRRVDAALLDLDGTEAKSRLGANAILGASMAVAKAAADELDLPLFRYLGGADAHLLPVPMMNVLNGGAHADNTLDVQEFMIVPHGAPSFSEALRMGAEVYHTLKKVLLTRGLSTGIGDEGGFAPNLARNEDALGLLVEAIETAGYEPGAEVALALDVAANELFKDGSYVLAGEGVTLDAPGLAGRFGGWVERYPIVSIEDPLAEDDWAGWESMTAALGGQVQLVGDDLFVTNPVRLRKGIESRSANAVLVKVNQIGSLTETAETVRLAMTSGFAAVISHRSGETEDATIADLAVAWGAGQIKTGAPARTDRVAKYNQLLRIEGVLGNSARYAGTAAFPRLGARAG; encoded by the coding sequence ATGAGTGCGATTGAGCAGGTAGGGGCCCGGGAGATCCTCGACAGCCGGGGCAACCCCACGGTGGAGGTCGATGTCACCACCGAATCCGGCGGCCACGGCCGGGCGGCGGTGCCCTCCGGGGCCTCCACCGGGAGCTTCGAGGCCCTCGAGCTGCGCGACGGCGACGGTCGCTACCTGGGCAAGGGTGTGCGCCGGGCGGTGCGGGCGGTGGACGAGGTCATCGCCCCGGCCCTGCACGGCCTGCCGGCCGGCGACCAGCGCCGGGTCGACGCCGCCCTGTTGGACCTCGACGGCACCGAGGCCAAGTCCCGGCTGGGGGCCAATGCCATCCTGGGCGCCTCGATGGCGGTGGCCAAGGCGGCGGCCGACGAGCTCGACCTTCCCCTGTTCCGCTACCTGGGCGGAGCCGATGCCCACCTGCTCCCGGTGCCCATGATGAACGTCCTCAACGGCGGCGCGCACGCCGACAACACCCTCGACGTCCAGGAGTTCATGATCGTGCCCCACGGGGCGCCCTCGTTCTCCGAGGCCCTCCGGATGGGCGCCGAGGTCTACCACACGCTCAAGAAGGTGCTGCTCACCCGGGGCCTGTCCACCGGGATCGGCGACGAGGGTGGCTTCGCCCCCAACCTGGCCCGCAACGAGGATGCCCTCGGCCTGCTGGTGGAGGCGATCGAGACCGCCGGCTACGAGCCCGGCGCCGAAGTGGCCCTCGCCCTGGACGTCGCCGCCAACGAGCTCTTCAAGGACGGGTCCTACGTCCTGGCGGGCGAAGGCGTCACCCTGGACGCCCCCGGCCTGGCCGGCCGCTTCGGTGGCTGGGTGGAACGCTACCCCATCGTCTCCATCGAGGACCCCCTCGCCGAAGACGACTGGGCGGGCTGGGAGTCGATGACCGCCGCCTTGGGGGGCCAGGTGCAGCTGGTGGGCGATGACCTCTTCGTCACCAACCCGGTCCGCCTCCGGAAGGGGATCGAGAGCCGGTCGGCCAACGCGGTGCTGGTGAAGGTGAACCAGATCGGCTCGCTGACCGAAACCGCCGAGACCGTGCGCCTGGCGATGACCTCGGGCTTCGCGGCCGTGATCAGCCACCGCTCGGGCGAGACCGAGGACGCCACCATCGCCGACCTGGCGGTGGCCTGGGGCGCCGGGCAGATCAAGACCGGGGCGCCCGCCCGCACCGACCGGGTGGCCAAGTACAACCAGCTCCTGCGCATCGAGGGCGTGCTGGGGAACTCGGCCCGCTACGCAGGCACCGCCGCCTTCCCCCGCCTGGGCGCCCGGGCAGGCTGA